One window of Thiomicrorhabdus lithotrophica genomic DNA carries:
- a CDS encoding pseudaminic acid biosynthesis-associated methylase — MNYKTDQEAFWAGSFGDEYILRNQSQELLASNLNFFTKALSRAGKVDSLIEFGSNVGMNVRALKLLYPHQSQFGIEINATAAEELKTFLGEKNVFNGSIFEFESDKKFDVSLIKGVLIHINPEMLQAVYQKLYDFSKKYILICEYYNPKPVEIDYRGHSGKLYKRDFCGEIMEKFSDLKLIDYGFAYKKDPAFSQDDITWFLLEKNCD, encoded by the coding sequence GAGATGAATATATTCTACGAAATCAAAGCCAGGAATTATTAGCTTCTAACTTAAATTTTTTTACAAAAGCCTTATCAAGGGCAGGAAAAGTAGACTCTTTAATAGAGTTCGGAAGCAATGTTGGAATGAATGTTAGAGCCTTGAAATTGTTGTATCCTCATCAGTCCCAATTCGGTATTGAGATTAATGCAACTGCCGCTGAAGAATTGAAAACCTTTTTAGGTGAAAAAAATGTCTTTAATGGTTCTATTTTTGAATTTGAGTCGGATAAAAAGTTTGATGTTTCACTGATTAAAGGCGTATTAATTCATATCAATCCTGAAATGCTACAAGCTGTATATCAAAAACTATATGATTTTTCTAAAAAGTATATATTAATTTGTGAATACTATAACCCGAAGCCAGTAGAAATTGACTATAGAGGCCACTCTGGTAAATTGTATAAGCGTGATTTTTGTGGGGAAATCATGGAGAAATTTTCTGACTTAAAGTTGATTGATTATGGCTTCGCCTATAAAAAAGATCCCGCTTTTTCACAAGATGATATTACATGGTTTTTATTGGAAAAGAATTGTGATTAA
- the pseG gene encoding UDP-2,4-diacetamido-2,4,6-trideoxy-beta-L-altropyranose hydrolase — protein MKNNIIVFRCDASVKMGVGHVMRCLTLAEQLSTEGCLVHFICRQHEGHLIELIERKGFSVFRLDTTQYQSGTSDLLSNSQAQPLFHADWLGASQEQDAAQCQTILEGINPDWLVVDHYALDYRWQSLLKKHCHKLMVIDDLADRKHECDLLLDQTYGRKSETYQNLVPEKCKLLLGAQYAMLRPEFTQWRSFSLKRRKESVTPNKILITMGGVDQDNITGKVLSALENCIVKEKALDVIVVMGSRAPQLKKIKEQIEGFSLNITLHVDAINMAELMANADLAIGAAGTTTWERCCLGLPSLMLVLAKNQECIADNVVNAGGALNLDVRLDYDVVCKQVEYAANNLLEMSRKASLIVDGNGVSRVAESLL, from the coding sequence GTGAAAAATAATATAATTGTTTTTAGGTGTGATGCTTCTGTAAAAATGGGAGTGGGTCACGTGATGCGCTGCTTAACCCTTGCTGAACAGTTGAGCACGGAAGGTTGTTTAGTCCACTTTATTTGTCGTCAGCACGAAGGACATTTAATCGAGTTGATTGAGCGGAAAGGCTTTTCTGTTTTTAGATTAGATACCACTCAATATCAAAGTGGTACGAGTGATTTATTGAGCAATTCACAAGCACAACCATTATTTCACGCCGATTGGCTCGGGGCATCACAAGAGCAAGATGCCGCGCAATGCCAAACTATTTTAGAGGGAATTAACCCCGATTGGCTGGTTGTTGATCATTATGCGCTTGATTATCGCTGGCAGAGTCTGCTAAAAAAGCATTGTCATAAACTTATGGTCATCGATGATCTGGCGGATCGTAAGCATGAGTGCGATTTACTGCTTGATCAAACCTATGGTCGCAAATCAGAAACATATCAAAATCTGGTTCCTGAGAAATGTAAATTATTGCTTGGAGCGCAATATGCTATGCTCAGGCCTGAATTTACACAGTGGCGCAGTTTCAGTTTAAAGCGTAGAAAAGAATCTGTTACCCCTAATAAAATACTGATTACCATGGGTGGGGTTGATCAGGATAATATCACCGGTAAGGTTCTCAGCGCGCTTGAAAATTGTATTGTTAAAGAGAAAGCGCTAGATGTCATCGTGGTTATGGGGAGTAGAGCACCCCAATTAAAAAAAATTAAAGAGCAAATTGAAGGTTTTAGTTTGAATATAACTTTGCATGTGGATGCCATAAATATGGCAGAATTGATGGCAAATGCTGATCTTGCTATTGGCGCAGCGGGTACGACTACATGGGAGCGTTGTTGTCTAGGTTTGCCGAGCTTAATGTTAGTATTGGCGAAAAACCAAGAGTGTATCGCTGACAATGTTGTCAATGCCGGTGGGGCTCTGAATCTCGATGTTCGCTTGGATTACGATGTTGTGTGCAAGCAAGTTGAGTATGCTGCTAATAACCTTCTAGAGATGAGCAGGAAGGCTTCATTGATTGTTGATGGGAACGGGGTCAGCCGAGTAGCTGAAAGTTTATTATGA
- a CDS encoding formyltransferase family protein codes for MKITILSDSENHPVNRWLIKWQEKHKNKHEIVICRKKEDLVSGDLLFLISCSVLIPAEERRKYKKTLVIHASDLPLGRGWNPHVWSIINGADQITLSLLEAEDLFDSGAIWKKLHISVPPTALYDEINQILFDAEMDLMDFAVEHFEAVKPYQQNADIAPTYCPKRYPSDSEVDIHKSLNEQFNLVRVCDPERFPAFFYKDGRKFILRIEAVDD; via the coding sequence ATGAAAATTACAATTTTGAGTGATTCTGAAAATCACCCCGTTAATCGGTGGTTAATTAAGTGGCAAGAGAAGCATAAAAATAAACATGAAATTGTGATTTGTAGAAAAAAAGAAGATCTTGTGAGTGGTGATTTACTTTTTTTAATTTCTTGTTCCGTGTTAATTCCAGCTGAAGAAAGGCGTAAGTATAAAAAAACATTGGTTATCCATGCGAGTGATTTGCCTTTAGGAAGAGGTTGGAACCCACATGTTTGGAGTATTATAAATGGCGCTGATCAGATAACACTGTCTCTGCTAGAAGCTGAGGATCTTTTTGACTCCGGAGCTATATGGAAGAAACTACATATCTCTGTCCCTCCAACGGCACTTTATGATGAAATTAACCAAATACTTTTTGATGCTGAGATGGATTTAATGGACTTTGCTGTTGAGCATTTTGAAGCAGTGAAACCTTATCAGCAAAATGCAGATATTGCACCAACCTATTGCCCCAAAAGGTATCCTTCTGACAGCGAAGTTGATATTCATAAATCACTTAATGAGCAGTTTAATTTGGTAAGGGTTTGTGATCCAGAAAGGTTTCCTGCCTTTTTTTATAAGGACGGACGAAAATTTATTTTACGCATAGAGGCTGTAGATGACTAA
- the pseI gene encoding pseudaminic acid synthase translates to MTNSISINGRCISINHSPYIIAEMSANHNGDINNAYKIIKMAKSAGASAIKMQTYTPDTLTIDSSLPDFQLTDGLWSGRSLYDLYSEAYTPWDWHKPLFEYAKKLDITVFSSPFDNTAVDLLEDLNAPAYKIASFEAVDLPLIKYVAKTGKPMIISTGMADAEEIQEAIDAAREGGCKELAILHCVSGYPAPAEDYNLKTIIDMQNRFGVPVGLSDHTLDNTTAIASVALGSCIIEKHVTLDRAGGGPDDSFSLEPQELEALCNDSKTAWNALGNVDYGRKSSELGNLKFRRSLYFVKDMAAGEIITEDTVKSIRPGYGLAPKYLEQVLGKKVRLAVKCGTAVKLDSYQ, encoded by the coding sequence ATGACTAATTCAATTTCAATAAATGGCCGTTGTATAAGTATAAATCACTCTCCATATATTATTGCTGAAATGTCGGCAAACCATAATGGTGATATAAATAACGCATATAAGATTATAAAAATGGCAAAATCAGCTGGTGCGAGTGCAATTAAAATGCAAACCTACACCCCAGACACTTTGACTATCGATTCTAGTTTGCCTGATTTTCAGCTAACCGATGGATTGTGGTCTGGACGATCTTTATATGATTTGTATAGTGAAGCTTATACCCCCTGGGATTGGCATAAACCTTTATTTGAGTATGCTAAAAAATTAGATATTACTGTGTTCAGTTCGCCTTTTGATAATACGGCCGTTGATTTGCTCGAAGATCTTAATGCACCTGCATATAAAATCGCCAGTTTTGAAGCGGTGGATTTGCCATTAATAAAGTATGTTGCGAAAACTGGTAAACCAATGATTATTTCTACTGGTATGGCTGACGCTGAGGAAATACAGGAAGCGATTGATGCTGCAAGGGAAGGTGGTTGTAAAGAATTAGCTATATTGCATTGCGTTAGTGGTTATCCTGCTCCTGCTGAAGATTATAATTTAAAAACAATCATTGATATGCAAAATCGATTTGGAGTACCTGTGGGGTTGTCAGACCACACCCTAGATAATACAACAGCTATTGCTAGCGTTGCTTTAGGTTCTTGCATTATAGAAAAACATGTCACCTTAGATCGTGCTGGAGGTGGACCTGATGACTCTTTCTCTCTTGAACCTCAGGAACTTGAAGCTTTGTGCAATGATTCTAAAACCGCTTGGAACGCATTAGGCAATGTGGATTATGGCCGAAAATCCAGTGAGCTGGGGAATCTAAAATTTAGGCGTTCGCTTTACTTTGTAAAAGATATGGCTGCAGGGGAAATTATTACAGAAGATACTGTTAAAAGTATAAGACCTGGTTATGGATTGGCTCCTAAGTATCTTGAACAAGTTTTGGGAAAAAAGGTTCGTTTAGCTGTTAAATGTGGAACAGCAGTTAAACTTGATAGTTATCAATAA
- a CDS encoding phytanoyl-CoA dioxygenase family protein: MFRFYEMIVRKFLFFNRWQYRFNKEVSQAIKEINKEKSEKENIAFIAEEVKNKGVFILNEALSSITLQAFRKEYNKFFESEESQFYAVDKHDGAVCIRVKPLWTVKNMFKFPITLSFFNVNSFDKITKRFYKNRTDKIHFMSEIFVHNTPETTEPLSGGLHWDRAQTLKFWIYLNDLEVENGPMRIELDSVQKNAAIRSSAKDPSKLVGGVDNIVEPENEVVYLTAPAGSVMIHDTDASHGATPVAKGKQRQIIRGHCRAI, translated from the coding sequence ATGTTTAGATTTTACGAAATGATAGTTAGAAAATTTTTATTTTTTAATCGTTGGCAATATAGGTTTAATAAAGAGGTTTCTCAGGCTATAAAGGAAATTAATAAAGAGAAGAGTGAAAAAGAAAATATCGCTTTCATAGCAGAAGAGGTTAAAAATAAGGGGGTATTCATCTTAAATGAAGCGCTTTCTTCTATTACCTTGCAAGCATTTAGAAAAGAATATAATAAATTTTTTGAGTCTGAAGAAAGTCAGTTTTACGCAGTCGATAAGCATGATGGTGCTGTTTGTATAAGAGTCAAGCCACTTTGGACGGTGAAGAACATGTTTAAGTTTCCAATAACATTGTCATTTTTTAACGTAAATAGTTTCGATAAGATTACTAAACGTTTTTATAAAAATCGAACGGATAAAATTCATTTTATGTCCGAGATATTTGTTCATAATACGCCTGAAACAACAGAGCCATTAAGTGGCGGACTACATTGGGATAGAGCTCAAACATTAAAGTTTTGGATATATTTGAATGACCTGGAAGTTGAAAATGGTCCCATGAGAATCGAATTAGATAGTGTACAAAAAAATGCAGCAATACGCTCATCCGCTAAAGATCCATCTAAGTTAGTCGGAGGTGTCGATAATATTGTTGAACCCGAGAATGAAGTTGTTTATCTTACGGCGCCTGCGGGTAGTGTGATGATTCATGATACGGATGCATCACATGGCGCTACACCTGTTGCTAAAGGTAAACAACGGCAAATTATTAGAGGGCACTGTCGAGCGATTTAG
- a CDS encoding glycosyltransferase produces MNILVITTLYPGTQSETPSDVTFAVHKLVSGLERFGITVKKVLKPKHLIYWRTLSLKPVNYSTNIETVKVHTKTFFNLPKLGFKPSKSDWRFLEENVQGIDLIVSHMPIGGEIASLIEMKFNVPFIHVAHGTDLLYLNQLKLIMNRARFLFARSDSIKRYLESYGYPVKGVCFSGIERELIVSIEDALKREQSKNNVLNIISVCNLQKLKNLDVVLHALTELDENIPWTYTIVGDGSERENLEQLISELGLSRRVRMLGYKRREKCLGLMRKSNVFIMPSAPETFGLAYLEAMASGCVVIGAEGWGIDGVVKDEVNGYLVAPRESGQIMQSLQTVWNTPQTEIIENSITTIKNYTAEEATKNYAQMIKLHSTT; encoded by the coding sequence TTGAATATATTAGTTATCACCACGCTTTATCCAGGAACTCAATCCGAGACACCCAGTGATGTAACTTTTGCAGTTCATAAGCTGGTTTCTGGATTAGAACGATTTGGGATAACTGTCAAGAAGGTACTTAAGCCAAAACATCTGATTTATTGGAGGACGTTGTCGTTAAAGCCTGTCAACTATTCCACCAATATTGAAACTGTTAAAGTCCATACAAAAACATTTTTCAACCTTCCTAAGCTTGGCTTTAAACCATCGAAAAGTGATTGGAGATTTCTTGAAGAAAACGTGCAAGGCATAGATTTAATCGTTTCTCATATGCCTATTGGTGGAGAGATAGCGAGTTTAATAGAAATGAAATTTAATGTTCCATTTATCCACGTCGCTCATGGCACGGACTTGTTATATCTTAATCAACTTAAGTTGATTATGAATAGAGCACGATTTCTTTTTGCGAGGTCAGATTCAATCAAACGTTACCTTGAAAGTTACGGATATCCTGTTAAAGGAGTTTGTTTTTCTGGTATTGAAAGAGAGTTGATTGTTTCTATTGAAGATGCCTTGAAAAGAGAGCAATCTAAGAATAATGTGCTTAATATCATATCGGTGTGTAATTTACAAAAGCTTAAAAACCTTGATGTAGTATTACATGCTTTAACTGAACTGGACGAAAATATTCCTTGGACATACACAATTGTTGGAGATGGTTCTGAGAGAGAAAATCTTGAGCAGTTAATTTCCGAACTCGGTTTATCTAGACGTGTACGAATGTTGGGTTATAAAAGACGAGAAAAATGCTTAGGTTTAATGCGTAAATCAAATGTGTTCATTATGCCAAGTGCGCCAGAAACTTTTGGTTTGGCTTATTTGGAAGCGATGGCATCTGGGTGCGTTGTAATCGGTGCGGAGGGCTGGGGGATTGATGGTGTTGTTAAAGATGAAGTTAATGGGTATTTGGTAGCGCCGAGAGAGTCAGGTCAAATTATGCAATCGCTGCAAACAGTGTGGAATACTCCACAGACAGAAATCATAGAAAATAGCATTACTACGATTAAAAACTATACTGCTGAAGAAGCCACTAAAAATTATGCTCAAATGATAAAATTACATAGTACAACCTAA
- a CDS encoding glycosyltransferase family 4 protein — protein sequence MNKKVISIVLNNFQNDSRVLKENQSLQKAGYDVQVIALWEAGLKVFDVVGGVPVHRVRLVTKHWSNNKLIQLIKYLEFIVRVLKQYRKIDIVHCHDLNALPVGWLMKRLLNRAVKVVYDAHEYETETQGLKGLRKKVIKVLEKRLIYSADAVITVSESIAEAYQRIYKIKKPDIVLNCPLYRSEDKQDLFREYFGLKKHQVIFLYQGRLSQGRGVERLLDAFSSLGSDKAVLVCMGYGPLCDEIVKRAANSANIFFHEAVSTDVLLSYTSSADFGISLIEDSCLSYRYCLPNKMFEYLMADLPVLVSNLIEMQRLVEDYKVGFVIEGESQPELTAAINKCLTSEKNTFQESIMQAKKVFNWENQEAVLINVYQNL from the coding sequence TTGAATAAGAAAGTTATCTCAATTGTTCTCAATAATTTTCAGAACGATAGTCGGGTATTGAAGGAAAATCAGTCGCTACAAAAAGCGGGTTATGATGTTCAAGTTATTGCTTTATGGGAAGCTGGCCTTAAAGTATTTGATGTAGTTGGCGGTGTTCCGGTTCATAGAGTGCGGCTAGTGACGAAACACTGGTCAAATAATAAGCTTATTCAGCTTATTAAGTATTTGGAATTCATTGTTAGGGTTTTAAAACAATACCGTAAAATTGATATTGTCCATTGTCATGATTTAAATGCTTTGCCGGTAGGTTGGTTAATGAAACGGCTTTTAAATAGAGCTGTAAAAGTTGTATATGATGCTCATGAATATGAAACTGAAACTCAGGGGTTAAAAGGGCTTCGCAAAAAAGTTATTAAAGTTTTAGAGAAACGACTGATTTACTCTGCAGATGCGGTGATTACTGTTAGTGAATCGATTGCTGAAGCATATCAAAGAATATATAAGATAAAAAAACCTGATATTGTCTTAAATTGCCCCTTATATAGGTCTGAAGATAAACAAGATCTATTTAGAGAATATTTCGGATTAAAAAAACATCAAGTGATTTTTCTGTACCAGGGCAGGTTGAGTCAGGGAAGGGGGGTTGAAAGGTTGCTCGATGCATTTTCAAGTTTAGGAAGTGATAAAGCAGTTTTAGTTTGCATGGGATATGGTCCTTTGTGTGATGAAATCGTTAAGAGAGCTGCAAACTCTGCAAATATATTCTTTCATGAAGCGGTTTCAACAGATGTTCTATTGTCTTATACTTCGTCGGCGGATTTTGGTATCTCTCTTATTGAAGATTCTTGTTTAAGTTATCGATATTGTCTACCTAATAAGATGTTTGAATATTTGATGGCAGACCTTCCCGTTTTAGTGTCTAACCTTATTGAGATGCAACGTTTGGTTGAGGATTATAAGGTTGGTTTCGTTATCGAAGGCGAGTCACAACCAGAATTGACTGCGGCAATTAACAAATGCTTAACAAGCGAAAAAAATACATTTCAAGAATCGATAATGCAGGCTAAAAAGGTTTTCAATTGGGAAAATCAGGAAGCCGTTTTAATTAATGTATATCAAAATCTGTAA
- a CDS encoding oligosaccharide flippase family protein — protein MRHNFKHFLKGTFLISFGAVISQLIMLVALPVLTRIYSPEDFGHYGLYLFFFSLFTVLASLRYEQGIAITKTQLGAIYLVLISIVLSVLVGLLIFLFGFMLNMFLEMGDDNIHSYLVYSTFLALAIMFSGTYQALEFWAVRQKKYKEIAFAKALRAVGLSLSQIVFGLIEGHWVGQFVGGLRFLKLYFKTFKSNVKKISKRKIVWAFKRYKEFPKYDLWAVVISVLSSQAPIIFLMFLYSAEMAGYFMLALSLLSAPIGLIGKAVSQVLLSHSKDALVNGVYVKSIYLKVFRVLVKIAVVPFFLIMLIPQDFFVFLLGEKWLGAGVVIFWTAVWVMFQFIFSPLSVLFSVKEAQVQHRNLQIGFFFFRVVSLLIPYSLGASGEEALIVFSLVNVLCYLFGIYYVLKLIDIDLPASAKIMIIDLLLGLGLFLSVMLLDMTNIIYFIIIVCVLVWVVLLWKELRNVELQQD, from the coding sequence ATGCGTCATAACTTTAAACATTTTTTAAAAGGCACTTTCCTCATTTCGTTTGGGGCTGTTATTTCACAGCTGATTATGCTTGTTGCACTTCCTGTTTTGACACGAATATATAGCCCGGAGGATTTCGGGCACTATGGATTATATCTATTCTTTTTTAGCCTTTTCACGGTTTTGGCTAGTCTTCGTTATGAGCAAGGTATAGCCATAACGAAAACCCAGCTGGGTGCTATTTATTTAGTCTTAATTTCCATCGTCTTATCAGTATTGGTTGGTCTACTGATTTTTTTGTTTGGCTTTATGTTAAACATGTTTCTTGAAATGGGCGATGACAACATTCATTCCTATTTGGTGTATTCAACCTTTCTAGCTTTGGCCATAATGTTTAGTGGGACTTATCAGGCTCTTGAATTTTGGGCTGTCAGACAGAAAAAATATAAAGAAATTGCTTTTGCAAAAGCATTACGTGCTGTCGGGTTATCTTTAAGTCAGATTGTTTTTGGGTTAATCGAAGGGCATTGGGTCGGTCAGTTTGTGGGCGGTCTTAGATTTTTAAAACTGTATTTTAAAACATTTAAAAGTAATGTAAAAAAGATAAGTAAAAGAAAAATTGTATGGGCATTTAAGCGATACAAAGAATTTCCAAAATATGATTTGTGGGCGGTGGTAATTAGCGTTCTGAGTTCGCAAGCTCCAATCATTTTCTTAATGTTTCTTTATTCAGCAGAGATGGCAGGCTATTTTATGCTGGCATTGTCTTTACTTTCAGCACCGATTGGATTGATAGGAAAAGCCGTGTCTCAAGTGCTACTTTCGCATTCGAAAGATGCATTAGTGAACGGAGTTTATGTTAAGAGCATATATTTAAAAGTATTTAGGGTTCTGGTCAAGATTGCTGTCGTTCCTTTTTTCTTAATTATGTTAATTCCGCAAGATTTCTTTGTATTCCTTCTAGGTGAAAAATGGCTTGGCGCGGGCGTTGTCATTTTCTGGACTGCAGTTTGGGTTATGTTTCAATTTATTTTTTCTCCACTATCGGTTCTTTTTTCAGTTAAAGAAGCTCAAGTACAACACAGAAATTTACAAATAGGCTTCTTTTTCTTTAGGGTGGTCAGTCTGTTAATTCCCTATAGCTTAGGCGCTTCAGGAGAGGAGGCTTTAATCGTTTTTTCTCTTGTTAATGTATTGTGTTATTTGTTTGGTATTTATTATGTACTAAAGCTGATTGATATAGACTTGCCGGCATCAGCAAAGATAATGATTATTGATTTATTACTGGGCCTAGGTCTATTTTTATCGGTAATGCTTTTGGATATGACTAACATTATTTATTTCATAATTATTGTATGTGTATTAGTATGGGTCGTTTTATTATGGAAGGAGCTTCGAAATGTTGAATTACAGCAGGACTAG
- a CDS encoding glycosyltransferase family 4 protein → MSNRIVHMTSVHSRYDIRIFIKMCSSLAENKDFEVFLVVADGLGDEMKNGVNIVDVGKTKGRWKRMFLTTKKVFKSAQNLAGDIYHLHDPELIPTGLKLLKQNKNVIFDAHEDLPKQIKGKPYLPSVLRSVLPYLVEWYEKYATPKFTYIITATPTIRDKFLNYTTTAIDINNFPIAGELMTVSKAGNRKSNQVCYIGAITKIRGIDEMLQAISSLEGVSLVLVGKFAEPNLEDSLKKTRDWENVVETGFLNREGVKDVLSNSFAGLVTLLPSPNHIDSLPNKMFEYMSAGVPIIASDFPLWKQIIDETGCGIHVNPENPEEIKTAISYLMKNPEEARKMGENGYNAILTKYNWASQLAKLNGIYETILVAGDKS, encoded by the coding sequence ATGAGTAATCGAATTGTACATATGACATCAGTTCATAGCCGTTATGATATTCGTATTTTTATAAAAATGTGTTCGAGTTTGGCAGAAAATAAAGACTTTGAAGTTTTTCTTGTTGTGGCCGATGGTTTGGGTGATGAAATGAAAAACGGCGTTAATATTGTGGATGTAGGTAAAACAAAAGGGCGTTGGAAAAGAATGTTTTTGACGACTAAAAAAGTCTTTAAATCGGCTCAAAATTTGGCGGGAGATATTTATCACCTGCATGATCCCGAATTAATTCCTACAGGCTTAAAACTTCTCAAACAGAATAAAAATGTCATTTTTGATGCTCATGAAGATTTACCAAAGCAAATCAAAGGCAAGCCCTACTTACCCTCTGTTTTAAGAAGTGTGCTTCCTTATTTGGTTGAGTGGTATGAAAAATATGCTACACCGAAGTTTACTTATATCATTACAGCCACTCCAACCATTAGAGATAAGTTTTTAAATTACACGACAACAGCTATAGATATTAATAATTTCCCTATTGCTGGCGAATTAATGACCGTTTCCAAAGCGGGCAATAGGAAGAGTAATCAGGTCTGTTATATTGGTGCAATAACAAAAATTAGGGGGATTGATGAAATGCTACAAGCCATCTCTTCACTTGAAGGGGTGTCGCTTGTATTAGTCGGGAAGTTTGCTGAGCCAAATTTGGAGGATTCATTAAAGAAAACACGAGACTGGGAAAATGTCGTTGAAACTGGTTTTCTTAATCGTGAGGGCGTTAAGGATGTTTTAAGCAATAGTTTTGCAGGTTTAGTGACCTTATTACCTTCTCCCAACCACATCGACTCATTGCCGAATAAAATGTTTGAGTATATGAGTGCGGGTGTTCCGATTATTGCGTCTGATTTCCCTTTGTGGAAACAAATTATTGATGAGACAGGTTGTGGAATACACGTCAATCCTGAAAACCCTGAAGAGATAAAAACTGCAATATCATACCTTATGAAAAACCCTGAAGAAGCCAGGAAAATGGGTGAGAATGGATATAATGCAATATTAACTAAGTATAACTGGGCTTCTCAGCTTGCAAAGCTCAACGGTATTTATGAGACTATTTTAGTGGCAGGCGATAAATCATAA